One window of the Granulicella arctica genome contains the following:
- a CDS encoding radical SAM protein, with product MSTAELTFEEIHQTVSSGGRISRDDARWLWQNASDAELRTLAMQVRGRFHQPDACTYMIMRIINYTNVCVAQCDYCAFYRLPGQEGGYVMEQAEVFRKLDELLALGGDLAAFNGGFNPHLPLSYYCDLFRSIRERFGDAVEFYALTIAEFMYLADHAKLDYQTAAEQFKEAGVRWITGGGSEILTEDFRKRHSKFKYTVAQYFEAQDAIVAAGLKTTATMVIGFDESLEERLEHLERTRDFQDETHGLASFLCWTYKPYFTQIGGIEIGTGEYLRHLALSRIYLDNVHHIRTSVLTQNERALEGLAYGADDFDLPIEDEVTQKAGATISLNFDRILDVARQLGFTPQYRHVARS from the coding sequence ATGAGTACGGCGGAGCTTACCTTCGAGGAGATTCATCAGACCGTGAGCAGCGGTGGCCGCATCAGCCGCGACGACGCCCGGTGGCTCTGGCAGAACGCTTCGGATGCCGAACTTCGTACGCTGGCCATGCAGGTTCGCGGGCGGTTTCACCAGCCTGACGCCTGCACGTACATGATCATGCGCATCATCAACTACACGAACGTCTGTGTAGCCCAGTGCGACTACTGCGCCTTCTACCGTTTACCGGGACAGGAGGGCGGCTACGTTATGGAGCAGGCGGAGGTCTTTCGCAAGCTCGACGAACTGCTCGCGCTGGGCGGTGATCTTGCGGCCTTCAACGGGGGCTTCAATCCTCACCTGCCGCTGAGCTATTACTGCGATCTCTTCCGTAGCATCCGCGAACGCTTTGGCGACGCGGTCGAATTCTATGCGCTTACCATTGCCGAGTTTATGTACCTAGCCGACCACGCGAAGCTGGACTATCAGACCGCTGCTGAGCAGTTCAAGGAAGCAGGGGTTCGCTGGATTACCGGGGGCGGGTCTGAGATTCTGACGGAAGACTTTCGGAAGCGGCATAGCAAGTTCAAATACACCGTCGCGCAGTACTTTGAGGCTCAGGACGCCATTGTCGCGGCGGGTCTGAAGACTACGGCGACCATGGTGATCGGCTTTGACGAGAGCCTTGAAGAGCGCCTTGAACACCTGGAACGCACGCGTGACTTTCAGGATGAGACGCATGGCCTGGCCAGCTTTCTCTGCTGGACCTACAAGCCTTATTTCACCCAGATCGGCGGCATTGAGATCGGGACCGGCGAGTATCTTCGGCATCTTGCGCTTAGCCGTATTTATCTCGACAACGTTCACCATATCCGCACCTCCGTCCTCACACAGAATGAGCGCGCCCTGGAAGGGCTGGCCTATGGTGCGGACGACTTCGACCTGCCTATCGAAGATGAAGTGACCCAGAAGGCGGGGGCGACGATCAGCCTCAACTTCGATCGCATTCTCGATGTGGCTCGGCAGCTTGGCTTTACGCCGCAGTATCGTCACGTCGCACGGTCCTAA
- a CDS encoding RNA polymerase sigma factor: MDKSEKDAIKQILAGNRDAYRVLMDRHFPAVFRIAFRVTGNQSDAEDAAQEAFLRGYNKLSSFRQEAQFSTWITRIAMNTSINLVERRNRDLSQYGSRVAEETSSADGTMQVADAAASPERLYFDGESATLRNAAMDALTPMERTAFTLRHVEDLPLAEIATALNIPANSVKQAVFRAVGKLRRSLAPLAGGIR; this comes from the coding sequence ATGGATAAGTCAGAGAAAGACGCGATCAAGCAGATTCTTGCTGGCAACCGGGACGCCTACAGGGTTCTGATGGATCGCCACTTCCCTGCCGTCTTTCGCATCGCTTTTCGCGTCACCGGCAACCAGTCGGACGCTGAGGACGCTGCGCAGGAAGCGTTTCTGCGCGGCTACAACAAGCTTTCGAGCTTCCGTCAGGAGGCGCAGTTTTCAACATGGATTACGCGAATCGCTATGAATACCTCTATCAATCTCGTTGAACGCCGGAATCGCGACCTTAGCCAATATGGCTCGCGTGTTGCCGAGGAGACCTCGTCCGCTGATGGAACGATGCAGGTCGCTGACGCTGCGGCCAGTCCGGAACGACTGTACTTTGATGGCGAATCCGCCACGCTTCGCAACGCGGCGATGGACGCTCTAACGCCGATGGAACGCACCGCCTTCACACTGCGCCATGTGGAAGATCTTCCACTTGCGGAGATCGCAACCGCTCTCAATATTCCAGCCAACTCGGTAAAGCAGGCTGTATTTCGCGCTGTCGGCAAGCTTCGACGGTCGCTCGCACCACTTGCAGGAGGCATTCGATGA